CGTCGGTGACCGCCGAGGAGGCCCGCGTGATGGGGCCGTGGGTCAAGCTGGCCGGGCATCTGGGCAGCTTCATCGGGCAGATGACCGATGAGCCGATCAAGGCGATCAACATCCTCTATGACGGGGCGGCGGCCGAAATGAACCTCGACGCGCTGAACTGTTCGGTGGTGGCCGGGATCATGAAGAAATCGAACCCGGACGTGAACCTGGTGTCCGCCCCGGTGGTGGCCAAGGAACGCGGTATCCAGATCTCGACCACCAGTCAGGACAAATCCGGCGCCTTCGAGGGCTATATCAAGGTCACCGTGGTGACCGAGGTCCGCGAACGGTCCATCGCCGGAACGGTGTTCACCGACGGCAAGCCGCGGTTCATCCAGATCAAGGGCATCAACATCGATGCCGAGGTCGGGGCCAACATGCTCTACACCACCAACGAGGACGTGCCGGGCATCATCGGCACGCTGGGGCAGACCATGGGCGAAAACGGCGTCAACATCGCCAACTTCACCCTCGGCCGGGCCAAGGCGGGCGGCGAGGCGATCGCGTTGCTCTATGTGGATGAGCCGGTGCCGGCGCCGGTCATAGAAAAGCTCTGCGGGACGGGCATGTTCCGCCAGATCAAGCCGCTGGCCTTCGACGTGGCCTGAGCGCCGCGCAGCACCGGGGCCGCCGGGCAACCGGCGGCCCGTTTCCGTTTGCAGGGCGTGACGCGGGCGTTTTCGCGGAAACCCGGATTGCCCTCGCCGTCACGCTTTGCGCCCGCTGGTCATTGGCGATACTGAGTGTCGCAGGCCTGTCCCGGTGTGTCCCGGGGGCCGCCACGCAACGCCGGAGCCCGCAGATGTCCCGACCGATCTATGCCATAGGCGATGTGCACGGCCAGCTCGGGGCGCTGGACCGGGCGCTGGAGCTGATCGCGCGGGATGGCGGTGACGCCGCCGAGGTGGTGATCCTGGGCGATCTCGTGGACCGGGGACCGGACAGCCGCGGCGTGATCGACCGTCTGACACAGGGCGCGGCGGCCGGGCGGAACTGGCATGTCCTGCGGGGCAATCATGACCGCCTGTTCCTGAACTTCCTGCGGCTGGGCGAAACCCGCGATGCCAATATCCGCTCGAATCTGACCTGGGCCAACCGGCGTCTTGGCGGGGCGGAAACGCTGCGGTCCTATGGCGTGACCGGACTGACCGACGACCCCGACCCGGTGGTGGTCGCGGCGGCGCGCGCGGCAGTGCCGGCAGCGCATGTGGATTTCCTCGAAAACCGGCCGCTCTTTGTCGAGGCGGGCGAATTGCTGTTCGTCCATGCCGGGATCTATCCCAATGTGCGGCTGGACCTGCAGGTCGAGGATGACCTGATCTGGATCCGCGAGCCGTTTCTCTCGCATCGCACGCCGCATCCCTGGCTGGTCGTGCATGGCCACACCGCGCTGGACGCGCCGCAGCATTTCGGCAACCGGGTCGATCTCGATGGCGGGGCGGGCTATGGCCGCCCGCTGCATCCGGCGGTGTTCGAGGGCCGCGCGTGCTGGCTGCTGACCGACCGGGGCCGGGTGCCGCTGCGGCCCTGACCCCTATCCGTGCAACGCAGCCACGGTCTTGAGCTGCGAAAAGCCGTAGAGCGCCTCGAACCCCTTTTCGCGGCCATGGCCGGATTTGCCAATGCCGCCAAAGGGCAGCTCGACCCCGCCGCCCGCGCCGTAATTGTTGATGAACACCTGGCCCGACCGCAGCGCGCGGGCCAGCCGCATCTGCCGCGCGCCGTCGCGGGTCCAGATGCTGGCGACCAGCCCGTATTCGGTGCCATTGGCGATCTCGAGCGCCTGCGCTTCGTCGTCGAAGGGGATCATCACCTGCACCGGGCCGAAAATCTCGTCCCGCGCCAGCGGATGGTCGGGGCGCACATCGGCAAAGAGGGTGGGGCGGACATAGGCGCCGGTGTCGGGGGCGTGATCGGCGATCACGCCGCGCCCGGCCACGGTCAGATCTCTGCCCCGGTCGAGGAACCCCTGCACGATGTCCTTCTGCCGGTCCGAGATCAGCGGCCCCACGCGCAGGTCATCCGTGGCGGGCCCCACCGTCAGCTCGCCATAGGCCGCCGCCATGCGGTCGCGCACCGCGTCATAGATCCCGCGCTGCACCAGGATCCGGGACGAGGCCGAACAGGTCTGGCCCGCGTTCTGGATGCCCGCGTTGACGAGAAAGGGCAGGGCGGCATCGAGGTCGGCATCGTCGAATACCAGCTGGGGCGACTTGCCGCCCAGTTCCAGCGTCACCGGCACCACGTTGCGGGCCGCCGCCGCCTGCACCAGCGCCCCGGTGGCGACCGATCCGGTAAAGCTGACATGCTGGATGCCGGGATGGCCCGACAGCGCCGCGCCCGCCTCGGCGCCGAGCCCCGGCACCACGTTCAGCGCCCCGGCGGGCAGCCCGGCCTCGACCGCCAGATGGGCAAAGGCCAGCGCGGTCAGGCAGGCTTCCTCGGCGGGTTTCAGCACCGCCGCGTTGCCCATCGCCAGCGCCGCGCCGACCGAGCGCCCGATGATCTGCATCGGGTAGTTCCAGGGCACGATATGGCCGGTGACGCCATGCGGTTCGCGCAGGGTATAGACAGTGTAGCCGTCGAGATAGGGAATGGTCTCGCCCATCACCTTGTCGGCCGCGCCGCCGTAGAATTCCATGTAGCGGGCCAGCGCCACCGCGTCGGCCCGGGCCTGGGTCAGCGGCTTGCCCACATCGGCCGCCTCCAGCGCGGCCAGAATCTCCACCCGGTCCAGCACCAGCTGCCCGATCCGGGTGAGGATGCGCCCGCGTTCGGTCGCGGTCATCCGGCCCCAGTCGCCGTCGCGGGCCGTCTGCGCGGCGGCCACGGCGGCATCGACATCGTCGGCCCCGCCACGGGCGATCCGGCAGATCTCGGATCCGTCGGACGGGTTGACCAGTGGCAGGGTCTGCCCGTCGGCGGGCGCCGTCCACTGGCCTCCGATCAGGCACAGCGCGG
This is a stretch of genomic DNA from Pukyongiella litopenaei. It encodes these proteins:
- a CDS encoding metallophosphoesterase, which encodes MSRPIYAIGDVHGQLGALDRALELIARDGGDAAEVVILGDLVDRGPDSRGVIDRLTQGAAAGRNWHVLRGNHDRLFLNFLRLGETRDANIRSNLTWANRRLGGAETLRSYGVTGLTDDPDPVVVAAARAAVPAAHVDFLENRPLFVEAGELLFVHAGIYPNVRLDLQVEDDLIWIREPFLSHRTPHPWLVVHGHTALDAPQHFGNRVDLDGGAGYGRPLHPAVFEGRACWLLTDRGRVPLRP
- a CDS encoding aldehyde dehydrogenase family protein, which translates into the protein MTNALWFDPALCLIGGQWTAPADGQTLPLVNPSDGSEICRIARGGADDVDAAVAAAQTARDGDWGRMTATERGRILTRIGQLVLDRVEILAALEAADVGKPLTQARADAVALARYMEFYGGAADKVMGETIPYLDGYTVYTLREPHGVTGHIVPWNYPMQIIGRSVGAALAMGNAAVLKPAEEACLTALAFAHLAVEAGLPAGALNVVPGLGAEAGAALSGHPGIQHVSFTGSVATGALVQAAAARNVVPVTLELGGKSPQLVFDDADLDAALPFLVNAGIQNAGQTCSASSRILVQRGIYDAVRDRMAAAYGELTVGPATDDLRVGPLISDRQKDIVQGFLDRGRDLTVAGRGVIADHAPDTGAYVRPTLFADVRPDHPLARDEIFGPVQVMIPFDDEAQALEIANGTEYGLVASIWTRDGARQMRLARALRSGQVFINNYGAGGGVELPFGGIGKSGHGREKGFEALYGFSQLKTVAALHG